tcagtatTTAAGTGTACAACAAaaacacagtttttctgtcttctaTTGGGAGAGAGCTTTGATTAAAAAGAAAGCACGCCCTATGTGTAAATGAAGGGGCTCTGAGAAGATCCACCTTAGATTCTTCACTCCTGGGTGCTCTTTTCTTACCTCCAATCCCAGGAATCTACAAGACGGCAGCTCTCTGGACTCTAAAGCAAAGTCCACACATTTGCATATTGGGTTTACTTTTTTTAATGCTGTCTCCTAAACAAGGATTATCTAAAACCTCATTCCCCTATAGAATGAATGGGTGGAGAAGCCATTTAGTTAATGTTAAAGGTGTTTTCAGGAAGAAAGCACCCTGCCAACTTAATTTACTCTGGTTAATTTAATGGGGGAAATTACTATAAAAAATAAGAGCAGATCAGTGTGTTTTGGGGAAATGGCAGGTACCACCTTTATAAGAGAATCTATTGATATTCATTTTGCTACAATCTGAAACTTGATTCCTTTTCTCTTGTTTCATCCCATGTGTGCAGAACAGTGATATGCAACTGTGATCTGGCCCTGCCATGGCGGACCTGAACAAGCTTCATACAGACCCAGACAGGTAAATTGGCtttagaaataacttgttaaataaTATCCTTTGTTTCAAACTATTCTTAACTGCTTGTTGTGTTTCTTATATAATCTGTAACTTTACATTCAAACACTATTCCATATTGTGTGTGTTGCTTAGTGCAGGGTAAATTGCATATATTCTCTAGGCTGAATTGCTGTATTATTTATCACAGCTCAAAGGAATTGGAGGTTCATTTTCCTAAACTCAAATAGCCTTGAgcacttatttttaatgtaaTCTACAATTTTTGAGCTGTGAATACTCCACCACTGGACCATCTTGTGTTCCTTCTTTCTCCAGATTTATTTGCATTTATCCTGCTTACATCAATAATAAGAAGACATTAGCAGAGGGAAGGAGGATACCCATTGAGAAGGTCAGtgactatatattatataagacTTGCAGAATACAGACGGTGCTTTTCATGTCACAGTATGTTTAGATTTAAACATTTCACTCTGTGATCATGTTACTGAGCACAGAGCTTATTGTATTGTAACAGTTTGAATTATACCTGGGGTCAGGAGAAAAGTGTGGGTGTATAAAGCAGTATGCCACTTCTACTGcgatcattgtaaaactatcacattctattcacttacattctccataccagCATTTCTAActttccacttcgatcactgcCTGGGGtacaagcagggccgccatcaggggggtacggccagtactgctgtgaggggcccggacagacctctccgtctgtccggactcctggactgtccgggccctgcagtcaccgaccgtgcctccccttttttacttaccttctccgcgatgctgcagctctgcctcccagactctgataggctgggagcgccgCTGGcgcggtgacatcatcactgcgcgccgcactcccagtctatcagtgacagagggaggcagagctgcagcaccacggagaaggtaagttaatgagctactatttttttttttgaggggggagagggagagcccgggggaccataattgtggagggggggaaCAGGAAGATCCTGGGAGACTTTTATTGTGGATTGGGGGGGGCgacagggagagcctgggggacctgatctggggagagggagaaggggaccttaactgtgattggggggagagggggaccttaactgtggggagagggagaaggagaccttaactgtgattggggggggagggggtccttaactgtgagtggggggggggagagggggacatttactgtgataagggagtggggggggaatgtactgtgatgagggatagggggtgcATATATAGCGAAGATGGAGGGGtacacatgtatggggaggggggccccgtcagattaattagtactgggccccacagtttctgatggcagccctgggtacAAGTAACAAGTACATAAAGACAGATCTTGGTTGTGATAACAAAAGTTTCCATTTGACTGGATAGGCCATGGAGCATTCTATGACAATGGTTCTCCAGGTAACTGGAGAAAAGGTGCTGTTCTCCAGATCAACCAGTGGAATGTTTGCTTTCATCTTATTAACTGGACTAGGACAATGACTGAATCTTGTTGTTATGGGCAATAGCACCTTTTCTACGCCACACTAGAACAGTTTTCCTAAATGTCCCTTAATTATGCAGTGGTTGGTTGAGTAGTGTGAAAATACACATTGAAATGTAAAGATACAGTATAActgattactttaaaaaataaatgtgtacataCATATGTCATTTGTAGTGTCAGTATTTCCTATCTTGTGAAGAACTGAAGCGCACCTGTCGCCTACACATGCAGTAGGCAGCCAACTTGTATAGAATGCAGACAATCTGTTCTTCAGTGGTTCCATGAGACCTTCTGTCATGTCAGTGAGTCCCTGTGAATTGATAGCTGCATTCTCAAAAAAACACCTTCAGCCACCGATGCACATTAATAGTAATAGTCAATTATTTTCGAATTTTTGTaacctacctttttttttttttttttttttcttttttctttctcccaATTACCAGGCTGTACAGAATCCAACATGTGTCGAGATTGCAGATATTTGTCGAGCTTTTAAATTAAATGTCAATATCGAGGTGAGATTTTATATCTTAGTCTTTGTTTTTGGACCACATCTATACTAGTGCTAAACTGAATTCTCCACACAGGCAGATAAGATGTACACACGTGAATGGAACCGGGATGCCCAGTACAAGGGTAGAGTACGTGTACAGCTGAAGAATGAGGACGGCACACCCTTCCTGGATAAGCTACAGTCAAGTAATGTCTACTACTACTTACAGTTATGGGCCTTGTCTCTTGTCCTAGCCTATATATCTGCACAGGTTTGAAGCAGAGGCAGCCGTTTTGTGGGCTGTATGCGTATGAATGTAGCCTATTAATTCACCCAGTACATAAAGAATGTATCGGGTCCCATGAATAGTAGGCAGTGTCTGTGTTTTCGCTGCTTCTTAGAAAATTCATAAGCATAGTACTGGTTTAACCCACATAATGGATGACTGTGTGTGGGTGACGGGGTCACTCCAAGCTGTATACGCTTCAATAGGAGTCGtgtatcaccaccaccaccatgtaCCTTTCATGTGCCCAGTACCAGATTTCTTGGTGCTTGTTATTTCTTCAAGGTTGGAGAGCTAGACCAATAAGGTTCAAtccgtgttctccccagcacctattacCTGGGTGCTCCACGCTGTTTTTTCTTGACATTTGGCTCttagagcccaacagagtcctattataatagaataaaccattgtttctcctagtagaacaggcactatgtgagcactacagccagcagtgtgttagaccactgaccaccagtctgaccagtcctggcaggagtGGGCCATAACCTTTAACATCTTTcagtattattgcaaagtattacatctgcccccacctggctgcttcttaatgccacttggctacttcttaatgctaTTCAGCTGACaatattttctggggagaacactgtatataaatatctctctaataaatacaaaaatatcttCAGTACTAGAAATATAGATAGAGATGtttgtaggtggtggctaatacaTGACCTGTACATATTAACAATGATCAGTGCTTCCTAGGATTTTGAATGTCATAATTTTCTGAcatttagggggtattcaattgttcctccgggcgccgccggaacaagcgttaaaactattaccgtttacacggtaaacttgcgcgtaaaaaccgttaatacggtagtttactcgctgaatttcacgagatgaaattcagcgagtaattaccgtataaacggtaatagttttaacgcgctcgttccggcggcgcccggaggaacaattgaatacccccctctgtgTGGAATTACAGTCGGAAGCTTTGACATTACAGTATTTGGAATAGGCTTTGATGCATCTTTGGAATTCTTGAGATGTTTCATGGGACCATGTCTGAAACACTGAAATCTGTTACATATTGGGCTCCACAAGAATGATCTAGAGCTTTGACTGCACTGGTTGTCTTTCCTCTGGTGATCAGAATTCATTTAATTTCACTCAACTCATTTCATTAGAGGAGAAGCAACCAAAGAAAATGCTATTGGCTTTTAATGAATATGAGACTTCTATATTTTTTCTTATGAGTGAGATGAATAAATCTGGTCAAATGGGAGCTGCAATGTATACTGGTCATTGGTCTGTACTGTATGCAAATTCATTATTATAGGTATGTGCTGTATTATATGTTTATAATTGGGGACTGCAACTTGCAGCAATGCGCCACAGAGTGCCTGGGGAACGGTGTAGCGTCACCTGACAGATGCAGGAGACTCTGTCATGTTTGTGTACTGCAGTACCCGGAACTGACTCCAGCCAGACATCACCTTGATGCCAGGCGGCTCATCACATTAAATTCCCACGCACACATTGTATCTGATGCGTGTTACTGGTGATGAAAAGGGGCTCATAACCTTAAAGTGCTATCATGTGTCCTCCATGAATTTGTGGACTTAATTTACAATGAAGCAAAATTACTGCAAACTAGTGCAGGCATTTTGTTGTCTTAAAACGTGCAACACATTAGCTTTGTTCTTAGAGGCTGTGTATTTTACACTCAGTTAATAGCTCACACTCTATACTTATTCACAGCTATGTCTTCTGTTTAAGGAAAAGCCGTAATGCTTCGTGTAGCAGAAGAAATCCCCAAGCTTAAGACTCGAACACAGAAAAGTGGAGGCAGCGATCAAACCGTCCAGCAAGGAGAAGGGGGCAAGAAaagcaagaaaaagaagaagtGATGGAGATGAGCTGGAGCCCAGCGAAACAAGGAACCTTCCAGCCCCATGAAATAAATGCAGAACAACATTGTCAGCTTAGTGTCACTCAATGTGAGGGATTCAACTAACTGCAAGGTGCCGCCAGATATCACCTCAATGTTTAGCTCCATACACTGACCGCCAATATGTCTCTTCTTTTACTCCTCACATCTCTATAGGACATGAGGGGAACATGACTGGAGATTTGAGAGAAAGCATTGTGGTCATGTGACTCCCCATATACATTGCAACTCCTCATGGCTTATTGAATTCCCTCaatgaatacaattaatttaatactgtatagGAAAATATCTTGGTTAGTCACCATCTCCAATGTATGAGGTAATGTGTAAAACAAGAATGTGACAGATTTTGTCACTATGTTACTTTAGACATCACACAAGGTGAAgctgaaacaaaattattttcaaaactgTCTCTTTTTTCAAAAGGATTATTATAGCCGCAATGGATCTTATTTTTGTATTCACATAACCTGCAAGAGAACGTGAAGGGGAGAAACATTTCTTTAATTTCTCCAGTAGTATTCTCTATGCTATAATTATTATAacagttagttttttttttttaactggtctTGTAGGTGTAGGTATGTCTACAGGATTAATATCAGAGTATTGAATGATGTGAATACCTATGTGCCCTGTTGGTATAAGGGGACAGATCATAGGGATATAACTGACAATGAGGCTGGATGGTCACCTTGCATTAGGAAACTGTTTTTATCAGACtaaagtggtgatgttgcttcATAAATGTGTATCAGATTAAATGAAACATgacttgtttatttaaataaaaatcacaaaaatagaatTTAGGGTTAATTGAGCTTCATTCAATAGTCTTTCTGTGTAAATTTATACTAAAACATTGAAAGAATCTCCACCCTGTTGTTTATTTTCCCCACCACCCCTTACAAATACATATACCCTCGAGTGATAACATTATATTATACCTATGAggctgattggtgctgctgcagGCTGATTCTAAAAACGTATGCATGTATTAGTGTTTGTTCACACTTGACCATTGTTAATGTGCTTTTCAGCAAACCGCTTAAAGCGATTTGTGAGACTGGATCTGGTCAATTTGGTAATTTTTGAAGAATTATTTCCCTTCCTTTAGAAGTGACATTATAACAGCCCGTGTGACAACGGCCTAACTCTTGGGTGCTGCACAGTGGCTGAAAAT
The Mixophyes fleayi isolate aMixFle1 chromosome 1, aMixFle1.hap1, whole genome shotgun sequence DNA segment above includes these coding regions:
- the SRP19 gene encoding signal recognition particle 19 kDa protein, with amino-acid sequence MADLNKLHTDPDRFICIYPAYINNKKTLAEGRRIPIEKAVQNPTCVEIADICRAFKLNVNIEADKMYTREWNRDAQYKGRVRVQLKNEDGTPFLDKLQSRKAVMLRVAEEIPKLKTRTQKSGGSDQTVQQGEGGKKSKKKKK